The Desulfonatronospira thiodismutans ASO3-1 region GAACAATCTCTAAAGGCTTGTTTGAAGCAAAGCGCTGCGGTTCTATTATTGTTATCTGCCCGCCCCGGACAAGGCCTTCAACGGTTTTTACAGGCACCGGCATGGAAGCCCCGGCCGGCAGGCATAAGACTGCGGCAAGAAAAATACTGAGTACAGTCATGACCAGCATTACCCGCCCGGAGCTTGATGGATATTTCAAGAGTGCCTCCTGGCTTGAAGCCCTGTTTATTTACTATTCATCTGACGAATCCATATAACCCCACTCCTGCAGCCTCTTGCGGGCATAGTCGGCCTTTTCTCCGGCACCGGAACTGTGCAGAAACCTCTCGTACTCCCCGGCCGAATCACTTTTGCGGCCCATGCCTTCCAGACAGACAGCCTTGAGGAAAATGGTATTCGGGTTGCCCGGCAACATGTCTTCATAGCGTCTAAACCCCTCCAGAGCAGCGTCATACCGCCCCAGATCCATTGCCGCCACACCGCTTATGTGATGCGCCTGGGCCTCCTGCGGATAAACCCTCACGGCCCTGTCGGAAAAGTTCCTGGCTCTTTGGGGCCGGTTCAGGGCCAGCTGGCATTTGGACATGAGCACCAGGGCAGCATAGTCTTCAGGTGCCTGGCTCAGGGCCCGGCTGAATGAGTCTTCAGCCTCATGGAAGCGCTGCCGGCCCATATGTTCTTCTCCTTCCTGCATATCTTCGATGGCCCCTCTCATGCGGCGAAGATCGGCGGTATTGTCCATGTAGCGCTCTCTATGAACCGGAAAATCGCGGGCATGGGCATACTCATTCTCGGCCCTGTACCGGGCGGTGTCGTAACGCTCCTGGCTCATGGGATGGGTTGAGAACATGCGCTCGATGGCCGAAGGTTTCCTGCTGTTCACCCCCTGCAGCACATCCATAAGGCCGACCATTCCCTGGGGATTCATGCCGGCATCGGTCATATACTGCATGCCCAGCTCATCGGCCTCCCGTTCGTTGGCCCGGCTGTAGCTGGCCAGAAGCGCTCCAGTGGCCACTGCTCCCAGTCCGGCTGCCACAGCAGCATAATCCTCCTGCTGGCTTTCCAGATACAGGGATGCACCTGCCAGCAGAGCCTGAGCCATTATGGCCCGGGACATGCGTGCGGCGGTGTGCCTGGCGTTGACGTGGGCTATTTCATGCCCCAGCAGGGCGTCCAGTTCGGCCTCATTTTCCATCTCCAGGAGTATGCCCCGGGTGGTGGCGATGCTCCCGCCGGGAAAGGCGTATGCATTGACGTTAGTAGCATTGACGCATCTGAAGGAGTAAGGCATGTCCGGGCGATGAGTGATTGCGGCCAGATCTTTGCCCTTGCGGTCCAGGTAACTGTTCAGGTTTGAGTCCTGGACCTCTCCGTAATCGGCTGAAAACTGATGCGGGGAGTGCTTCTGATCCAGGCTTATTTCGCCTGATTCGGACATAAGCATGAACTGGCGCTCTCCAGTGACCGGGTTGACCGCGCAACCGGAGACCAGGCCCAGGGTGGATACCGAGGCCAGCCACAGAAAGTCCCGGCGTTTCATGCTCCGGGTGGATATCCGGTTTTGTGGATGGTACAAAAAGACCTCCTTCAGTCGTCGTCATCCTTGTCGTCTTTATCGTTTCTACTGTCTGCACTGACTATTACAGGCCCTTGTTTGCGCTCATCCTCCCTGTCCGCCCACCACTGCTCGCGGTGCAGATCGTCGAGTGTCTCTTCCCTTTGCTCCTTGCCTTTGTTTTTCCAGATGACAAAACCAATAAAGCCGGCCATAACCAGTATACCGATCAAGATTTCACCCATGGCACTTTCTCCTTGCTCAAGTTTTTTTGCCCTTTATGGCATCACAATGTCCGCTCAATATTTCAAAAAATTGTTGTCAGCTGATTTAATGATTTAATGCGTGCATCTGAATGCATCAATCAATGGCATGGAATCGGTAATCCATGTTCATGAAAACAATTTGCCGGATCTACCGCTGGGCCTGCCATTCCTCTACTGCTTGAAGCATTTCAACGCCAAACTGCTTACCAGCGCAATATTCCCATATTTCAGGGCCTGTGGGCAGTGAGTGGCGTGAACAGCCAAACCCCGAGCAAATGCAGGGATCTCCAGGGTCGCCGCATGTCGGGGCAGCACAAAACACAGACAGTAACAGTACAAAAAAAACCAGCAGAATTGAGGCTTTCCTGAAATTAAAGTAAAGCATCTTTCCCGCCATTCATACCTCCTCAAACGTTTGCTCAAGACTCACACGGCTCTGCATAACATCTCGAAGAATTGTTCAGTGACAAAAGTCAAAAAGTTATGCACTGCATTTTACTCAAGAAATGTGTGCTATGTGAATTTTTATAGTCACATTTGATTATATGAAGAACATGTACTTGAAACTCCCAGATAGTTACATTTTTCATCGTAGCTTTGAACATACTGCAGCCCCGTTAGATAACTACTGAACTTCACGCGTGATTAAAGCCATGCTTTCGGCGAGTTGTTCCAGAGGGTCGGCCCATTGTTCAAGCTGACTGTCTTGCCGCGCCTCTTGGGACAGTACCCGTATTTGTCGATGATCAGCACCAAGGAGGTCAGAGTCGAGGTGCTGGAAGGCAAGAATCAGGCTGTCAAATTTTTCAGGCAGCATGCCCCATCCGCGCAAGGCTCTGACTGTTAGCGCATCCTGTTCTGCCAGCGGCAAAAGCTCCGGTGGCAGGTCGGTTTCGAAAGACGGGGCCGCCCTGCCCTGGCCGGAATGGCTGATGTCTGTGGGTTCGTCTGCGCCGGCATCTGTGGAAAGAGCTGAAGACACCAATTCCATCTTTTGCGTGATAACATCCAGAAGGTTCTCATGGCAGGCGTCCTGGAGAACGGTCACGGAGTCAGCACCGGAGACGAAAAAAGTGTCTCCAGGCAGAAGACTTCCTTTAATGCCCAGCGACTTGCCTTCATAATCGCTCAGATCCAAAAGCTCATAGGGAGATTTATCAATGTGCGGATATATCTGATAAACATCCCCCAGGCCTGGGGTATCCGAGACCAGACCCTTGTATATTTCTTCAGCCCTGTTCAGGTCATGTTCAAATAAGGGGTGTCCCAGACTGTAAAAACTTCTTTCCACCACGCACCCCACCAGGGTGGTATCCACAGGCTCTGAAGCAAGAACAGCCTTTGAATGCAGAGGAATATACAAAGTCAACAGCAAGAGCAGCGCACACATTAGTACGCCCGAATAACTGATCCAAAAACCTCGCCCGTGCCCTGGAAAATACCTTTTTGAAATACTGCTCATCTAGCACTCCCCTGACCTTGTGTGAAAAGATATACTGGCATTTACCCACCTGAAAAAGCAGGGCCTGTCCGGTCCTTGCTATGGGAGTTGTTGCAGCACAGCCTACAAACTGGACCCCGTGTCCACCGGCACCAGCTCCCCTTCATTATTAAAGGCAAAGCGTTCCATATGCTCCTTGAGAGCTCGAATATCCTGGGCATATTCCGAGATAGACCTGTTGGTCCCTGACTCTGCTTTAGCCAGCAGCTCACTGATCTCGGCCATATCGGCCCCCAGCAAGTCGACCCCATGCCTGCGCAGGTCCAGGGCCAGCCGGCTGAAACGATCCGGAAGATGTCCCCACGCGCCCAGAGCCCTTACAGTAACCTGGTCATGCAATACTGTATGCTCAGCTGTATAGTCTGACACTGAAGACTTTTCGGGAAGGACATTGACCCAGCTGTAAAGAAAGACATCAGGATTATTCAGGCTTATTAATTTAATCTGTGTCAGCCCGGGTTCTTCTCCTGTAACCTCCCCGAGTTCGGAAAGAGAAGCCACTTGTATATCAACTGGTTCCCAGGAAAGCTTGTGGTCCCTGGCGTCAACAGCAACCTCCAGGTTGGAAGAGGCTCCGGAAACCAGATCCATCTGCACAGGACTCAATGAGACTCCAAACTTGGTGTGGACTCGAAAACTCTCTGGAAGAACAACCCTGTTATTGTGATCATTTACCAGAATCAGGATTTGAAACCCCGAGTTCTGCGGTCTTTCAAAAGAGACGCGCTGCATGGAGTCACCGGAAAAAACCACCTTGTGGGATTCAGTGGCATTGAAATTGTGGTTGTTGCCGGCTTTTTGCTGAAAATCACCTCTTACCTCCAGAACACCCCGAGTCAAACGGTTGGAATGACTTCGGCTGGTTTGAGTGATGAAGTCGCCCTTGACCAGCACTTTGTCTCTGTCGTGGGTCATATTCAGATAACCCCGGCTGTCTTCAGGCTCGCCTCCCTCTTCTTGAGGCATGCCCTGCATAATATAATCGCCATGGACGACCAGGGTACCTCCACCAATGGTCAGGGTGCCATCAGGCTGGACCAGGTTGCCTTGAACAGTAAAGTTTCCGCTGGATATATCCAGCGTTCCTGGACCTTCAAAAGATATAGAGTTGTCAACCGTGAGAGAGTGACCGTCCAGATCCATGGTACCGTTAAAGCCATAAAGCCCTTTGATGACAGCATCATCTGTCAGCCGCCATCCCCTCAGCACGCTGTCAAAATAGACATCTTTGTTTGAGATGGAACACCCGGCAAAACCTGAATTGCCGGGCGCTTCAAAAAAAACTCTCTGCTCATTTTCTCCTGAAAAGAGCACCTTGTGGGATTCAGAAGCATTGAAATTGTGGTTGTTGCCGGCTTTTTGATGAAAATCACCCCTTACCTCCAGAACACCCCGGGTCAAACGGTTGGAATGACTCCGGCTGGTTTGAGTGATGAAGTCCCCCTTGACCAGCACTTTGTCTCTGTCGTGGGTCATATTCAGATAACCCCGGCTGTCTTCAGGCTCGCCTCCCTCTTCTTGAGGCATGCCTTGCATAATGTAATCGCCTTGGACGATCAGTGTGCCTCCACCAATGGTCAGGGTGCCATCAGGCTGGACCAGGTCACCTCCGATAACCAGCTTCCCCCTGGAAAGACTGCATGTACCTGGACCCTGCATTGTAACCGGATTTTTCACTGTCAGCGTGCGTCCTCCCAGATCCATAGTCCCGGTAAACCCGTGCATTTCCCTGATGACAGCATCTTCCTTCAACTTCCAGCCTCTCACAACTGTCAGGAAGTAAACCTCTTCGTTAGAGATAGTATTGATTCCAAACCCGGAATTGTTTGGACTTTCGAATGATACTTCCTGTTTTTTCTTTCCGGAAAGTAGTACGTTATGCGAACCTGATGCATTGAAGTTATGATTGTTGCCCGCTTTCTGCATGAAATTTCCCTGGACTTCCAATGTCCCACTGGTCAGCCTGTTGGAGTGACTGCGACTGCTCTGAGTAATGAAATCACCTTGAACCAATACGGAATCATTTTCCCCGGTCATAACCAGGTACCCATTGCTGTCTTTCTTGTTCCCCTCATCATCCTTTTCCATACTTTGCAGGCGGTAGTCCCCGGTCACTGTCAACCTGCCTCCATCTATATCAACTGTCCCCCCGGACTGGATAAAGTCGCCATGTATATCAAGTGCCCCTCCTGCGAGTTTGAAAGTGCCATGATGTTCCGGGATTCCCCCTTTAACGGTCATCTTGTTTCCGGCCATATCCATTGTACCAGTAAAACCATGCCCTACATTCCTGATTTTCAGATCATCATGCAGTGTCCACCCCCTTAAAACAGAATCGAAATGGACATGATCATTTGAGATCTCCAAAAGAGCAAATCCGGAATTGCCTGGACTTTCGAATGATACATCCTGTTTCTCCTTTCCGGAAAGAATTACTTTATGAGAACCTGATGCATTGAAATTATGATTGCTGCCCGCTTTCTGCTGGAAATTTCCCCGGACTTCCAGGATTCCACTGGTCAGCCTGTTGGAGTGACTGTGACTGCTCTGAGTGACGAAATCACCTTGAACCAATACGGAATCGTTTTCTCCGGTCATAACCAGGTACCCGCTGCTGTCTTTCTTTTTACCCTCATCATCTTTTTCCATGCTTTGCAGGCGGTAGTCATGAGCGACAATCAGTTTACCTTCATTAACATTAATGGTTCCACCCACATG contains the following coding sequences:
- a CDS encoding M48 family metalloprotease; the encoded protein is MYHPQNRISTRSMKRRDFLWLASVSTLGLVSGCAVNPVTGERQFMLMSESGEISLDQKHSPHQFSADYGEVQDSNLNSYLDRKGKDLAAITHRPDMPYSFRCVNATNVNAYAFPGGSIATTRGILLEMENEAELDALLGHEIAHVNARHTAARMSRAIMAQALLAGASLYLESQQEDYAAVAAGLGAVATGALLASYSRANEREADELGMQYMTDAGMNPQGMVGLMDVLQGVNSRKPSAIERMFSTHPMSQERYDTARYRAENEYAHARDFPVHRERYMDNTADLRRMRGAIEDMQEGEEHMGRQRFHEAEDSFSRALSQAPEDYAALVLMSKCQLALNRPQRARNFSDRAVRVYPQEAQAHHISGVAAMDLGRYDAALEGFRRYEDMLPGNPNTIFLKAVCLEGMGRKSDSAGEYERFLHSSGAGEKADYARKRLQEWGYMDSSDE